A region of Anopheles merus strain MAF chromosome 2R, AmerM5.1, whole genome shotgun sequence DNA encodes the following proteins:
- the LOC121591130 gene encoding catenin alpha isoform X1, producing METLSNFGQVALKWDPKNLEIRTMSVEKTLEPLVLQVTTLVSTKGPSKKKKGKSKRASALVAAVEKATDIFIERGEQIAYENPDITQEMLSAVEEVRKTGSAMSIAAREFSEDPCSSLKRGNMVRAARNLLSAVTRLLILADMVDVHLLLKSLHVVEDDLDKLRNASSQDELMNNMRQFGRNANELIKQAAKRQQELKDPQLRDDLAAARAVLKKHSTMLLTASKVYVRHPELDLAKVNRDHILKQVCEAVNTISDVAQGKSSQPQDVYVGAGELAAALDDFDEGIIMDPRAYNEVRSRPSLEERLESIISAAALMADADCTRDERRERIVGECNAVRQALQDLLSEYMSNMGTKDRTPELERAIGHMYRKTKDLRRQLRKAVVDHVSDSFLETNMPLLDLIDAARGGNEKLVRERADIFTKHAEKLVEVANLVCSMSNNEDGVKMVRYAADQIETLCPQVINAALILAARPNSKVAQENMEAYRQAWENQVRILTEAVDDITTIDDFLAVSENHILEDVNKCVLALQEGDAQDLRNTAGAIQGRSARVCNVVEAEMDNYEPCIYTKRVLEAVKVLREQVMSKFAQRVDVAVDALSSNSPKDVDENDFIDASRLVYDGVREIRRAVLMNRSSDELDTDTEFEPVEDMTIETRSRSSAHTGDQTIDEYPEISGITTAREAMRKMNEEDKQKIMQQVELFRREKLTFDSEVAKWDDTGNDIIYLAKHMCMIMMEMTDFTRGRGPLKTTMDVINAAKKISEAGTKLDKLTREIADQCPESSTKKDLLAYLQRIALYCHQIQITSKVKADVQNISGELIVSGVMLDSATSLIQAAKNLMNAVVYTVKYSYVASTKYTRQGTVSNYSPIVVWKMKAPEKKPLVRPEKPEEVRAKVRRASQKKTQNPVHALSEFQSPTDAV from the exons ATGGAAACGCTATCAAATTTCGGCCAAGTGGCCCTGAAATGGGACCCAAAGAACTTGGAAATTCGCACAATGTCGGTAGAAAAAACACTCGAACCGCTGGTACTGCAGGTGACCACCCTCGTCAGCACAAAGGGTCCgagtaagaagaaaaaag GCAAATCGAAACGCGCAAGTGCGTTGGTTGCTGCCGTCGAGAAGGCTACCGACATTTTCATCGAGCGGGGCGAACAGATTGCCTATGAAAACCCGGACATTACGCAGGAGATGCTGTCGGCGGTGGAGGAGGTCCGCAAAACGGGTTCCGCGATGAGCATTGCCGCTCGCGAGTTTTCCGAGGATCCGTGCAGCTCGCTCAAGCGGGGCAACATGGTGCGTGCGGCCCGAAATCTACTGTCCGCGGTGACGCGCCTCCTCATCCTGGCCGACATGGTGGACGTCCATTTGCTGCTAAAGTCACTGCACGTTGTCGAGGACGATCTGGACAAGCTGCGAAACGCTTCGTCGCAGGATGAGCTGATGAACAATATGCGTCAGTTTGGCCGTAATGCGAACGAGCTGATTAAGCAGGCGGCCAAACGGCAGCAGGAGCTGAAGGACCCGCAGCTGCGGGACGATCTGGCGGCTGCCCGGGCCGTGCTGAAGAAGCACTCCACCATGCTGCTGACTGCGTCGAAAGTGTACGTGCGCCATCCGGAGCTGGATCTGGCAAAGGTGAACCGTGACCACATTCTGAAGCAGGTGTGCGAGGCGGTCAACACGATAAGCGATGTGGCGCAGGGCAAGTCGTCGCAGCCGCAGGATGTGTATGTTGGCGCTGGCGAGTTGGCAGCCGCGTTGGATGACTTTGACGAGGGCATTATAATGGACCCGCGGGCATACAACGAGGTGCGCTCTAGGCCGTCGCTTGAGGAGCGGCTGGAGAGCATCATCAGTGCGGCCGCACTGATGGCAGACGCGGACTGTACGCGCGACGAACGGCGCGAGCGCATTGTGGGAGAGTGTAATGCCGTACGGCAAGCACTGCAGGATCTGCTTTCGGAGTACATGTCGAAT ATGGGTACGAAGGATCGCACGCCGGAACTGGAGCGAGCAATCGGTCATATGTACCGGAAAACGAAGGATTTACGCCGTCAGCTGCGCAAAGCGGTCGTCGATCACGTGTCGGATTCGTTCCTGGAAACGAACATGCCCCTGCTGGACCTGATCGACGCAGCGCGCGGCGGCAACGAGAAGCTCGTCCGTGAGCGGGCCGATATTTTCACCAAGCACGCGGAAAAGCTGGTCGAGGTGGCAAATCTCGTGTGCAGCATGTCGAACAATGAGGACGGCGTGAAGATGGTTCGATATGCAGCGGACCAGATCGAAACGCTCTGCCCGCAGGTGATCAATGCAGCGCTCATACTGGCCGCCCGACCCAACTCGAAGGTTGCGCAAGAGAATATGGAAGCCTACCGGCAGGCGTGGGAGAACCAGGTGCGCATTCTGACCGAAGCCGTCGACGATATTACCACGATCGATGATTTCCTGGCCGTGTCGGAAAATCATATCCTGGAAGATGTGAACAAGTGTGTGCTGGCGCTGCAGGAGGGCGATGCGCAGGATCTGCGCAACACGGCCGGCGCAATTCAGGGACGTTCGGCGCGTGTTTGCAACGTGGTAGAGGCGGAGATGGACAACTACGAACCTTGCATCTACACCAAGCGCGTCCTGGAGGCGGTGAAAGTGTTACGCGAACAGGTGATGTCTAAGTTTGCGCAGCGTGTCGATGTGGCCGTTGATGCGCTGTCCTCGAACTCTCCAAAGGATGTGGATGAGAACGATTTTATCGATGCGTCACGACTGGTATACGATGGTGTGCGTGAAATTCGTCGTGCCGTGCTGATGAACAGG AGTTCCGATGAGTTGGACACCGATACGGAATTCGAACCAGTCGAAGATATGACCATCGAAACGCGCAGTAGAT CGAGCGCACATACCGGAGATCAAACTATTGATGAGTATCCAGAAATTAGTGGCATTACAACTGCTAGA GAGGCAATGCGTAAGATGAACGAAGAGGATAAGCAGAAGATTATGCAGCAGGTCGAACTGTTCCGCCGTGAAAAGTTGACATTCGATTCGGAGGTAGCCAAGTGGGACGACACTGGCAACGATATCATCTACCTTGCCAAGCACATGTGCATGATCATGATGGAAATGACGGACTTTACGCG CGGACGTGGCCCATTGAAAACGACGATGGATGTTATTAATGCGGCGAAGAAAATTTCGGAAGCGGGCACCAAGCTGGACAAGCTGACGCGCGAAATTGCCGACCAGTGCCCGGAAAGCTCGACCAAGAAGGATTTGCTCGCCTACCTGCAGCGTATTGCCCTGTACTGTCACCAGATTCAGATCACCTCCAAAGTGAAAGCTGATGTGCAGAACATTAGCGGTGAACTGATCGTGTCAGGGGTAATG TTGGACAGTGCGACCTCGCTGATTCAGGCAGCGAAGAACCTGATGAATGCCGTCGTGTACACGGTCAAGTACTCGTACGTTGCTTCCACGAAGTACACACGACAGGGAACTGTTTCG AATTAC TCTCCTATTGTTGTGTGGAAGATGAAGGCGCCGGAAAAGAAGCCCCTTGTGCGTCCGGAAAAACCTGAGGAAGTGCGTGCCAAGGTGCGACGTGCATCGCAGAAGAAAACTCAAAACCCCGTACATGCACTGTCGGAATTCCAGAGTCCGACGGATGCCGTCTAA
- the LOC121591130 gene encoding catenin alpha isoform X2 produces METLSNFGQVALKWDPKNLEIRTMSVEKTLEPLVLQVTTLVSTKGPSKKKKGKSKRASALVAAVEKATDIFIERGEQIAYENPDITQEMLSAVEEVRKTGSAMSIAAREFSEDPCSSLKRGNMVRAARNLLSAVTRLLILADMVDVHLLLKSLHVVEDDLDKLRNASSQDELMNNMRQFGRNANELIKQAAKRQQELKDPQLRDDLAAARAVLKKHSTMLLTASKVYVRHPELDLAKVNRDHILKQVCEAVNTISDVAQGKSSQPQDVYVGAGELAAALDDFDEGIIMDPRAYNEVRSRPSLEERLESIISAAALMADADCTRDERRERIVGECNAVRQALQDLLSEYMSNMGTKDRTPELERAIGHMYRKTKDLRRQLRKAVVDHVSDSFLETNMPLLDLIDAARGGNEKLVRERADIFTKHAEKLVEVANLVCSMSNNEDGVKMVRYAADQIETLCPQVINAALILAARPNSKVAQENMEAYRQAWENQVRILTEAVDDITTIDDFLAVSENHILEDVNKCVLALQEGDAQDLRNTAGAIQGRSARVCNVVEAEMDNYEPCIYTKRVLEAVKVLREQVMSKFAQRVDVAVDALSSNSPKDVDENDFIDASRLVYDGVREIRRAVLMNRSSDELDTDTEFEPVEDMTIETRSRSSAHTGDQTIDEYPEISGITTAREAMRKMNEEDKQKIMQQVELFRREKLTFDSEVAKWDDTGNDIIYLAKHMCMIMMEMTDFTRGRGPLKTTMDVINAAKKISEAGTKLDKLTREIADQCPESSTKKDLLAYLQRIALYCHQIQITSKVKADVQNISGELIVSGLDSATSLIQAAKNLMNAVVYTVKYSYVASTKYTRQGTVSNYSPIVVWKMKAPEKKPLVRPEKPEEVRAKVRRASQKKTQNPVHALSEFQSPTDAV; encoded by the exons ATGGAAACGCTATCAAATTTCGGCCAAGTGGCCCTGAAATGGGACCCAAAGAACTTGGAAATTCGCACAATGTCGGTAGAAAAAACACTCGAACCGCTGGTACTGCAGGTGACCACCCTCGTCAGCACAAAGGGTCCgagtaagaagaaaaaag GCAAATCGAAACGCGCAAGTGCGTTGGTTGCTGCCGTCGAGAAGGCTACCGACATTTTCATCGAGCGGGGCGAACAGATTGCCTATGAAAACCCGGACATTACGCAGGAGATGCTGTCGGCGGTGGAGGAGGTCCGCAAAACGGGTTCCGCGATGAGCATTGCCGCTCGCGAGTTTTCCGAGGATCCGTGCAGCTCGCTCAAGCGGGGCAACATGGTGCGTGCGGCCCGAAATCTACTGTCCGCGGTGACGCGCCTCCTCATCCTGGCCGACATGGTGGACGTCCATTTGCTGCTAAAGTCACTGCACGTTGTCGAGGACGATCTGGACAAGCTGCGAAACGCTTCGTCGCAGGATGAGCTGATGAACAATATGCGTCAGTTTGGCCGTAATGCGAACGAGCTGATTAAGCAGGCGGCCAAACGGCAGCAGGAGCTGAAGGACCCGCAGCTGCGGGACGATCTGGCGGCTGCCCGGGCCGTGCTGAAGAAGCACTCCACCATGCTGCTGACTGCGTCGAAAGTGTACGTGCGCCATCCGGAGCTGGATCTGGCAAAGGTGAACCGTGACCACATTCTGAAGCAGGTGTGCGAGGCGGTCAACACGATAAGCGATGTGGCGCAGGGCAAGTCGTCGCAGCCGCAGGATGTGTATGTTGGCGCTGGCGAGTTGGCAGCCGCGTTGGATGACTTTGACGAGGGCATTATAATGGACCCGCGGGCATACAACGAGGTGCGCTCTAGGCCGTCGCTTGAGGAGCGGCTGGAGAGCATCATCAGTGCGGCCGCACTGATGGCAGACGCGGACTGTACGCGCGACGAACGGCGCGAGCGCATTGTGGGAGAGTGTAATGCCGTACGGCAAGCACTGCAGGATCTGCTTTCGGAGTACATGTCGAAT ATGGGTACGAAGGATCGCACGCCGGAACTGGAGCGAGCAATCGGTCATATGTACCGGAAAACGAAGGATTTACGCCGTCAGCTGCGCAAAGCGGTCGTCGATCACGTGTCGGATTCGTTCCTGGAAACGAACATGCCCCTGCTGGACCTGATCGACGCAGCGCGCGGCGGCAACGAGAAGCTCGTCCGTGAGCGGGCCGATATTTTCACCAAGCACGCGGAAAAGCTGGTCGAGGTGGCAAATCTCGTGTGCAGCATGTCGAACAATGAGGACGGCGTGAAGATGGTTCGATATGCAGCGGACCAGATCGAAACGCTCTGCCCGCAGGTGATCAATGCAGCGCTCATACTGGCCGCCCGACCCAACTCGAAGGTTGCGCAAGAGAATATGGAAGCCTACCGGCAGGCGTGGGAGAACCAGGTGCGCATTCTGACCGAAGCCGTCGACGATATTACCACGATCGATGATTTCCTGGCCGTGTCGGAAAATCATATCCTGGAAGATGTGAACAAGTGTGTGCTGGCGCTGCAGGAGGGCGATGCGCAGGATCTGCGCAACACGGCCGGCGCAATTCAGGGACGTTCGGCGCGTGTTTGCAACGTGGTAGAGGCGGAGATGGACAACTACGAACCTTGCATCTACACCAAGCGCGTCCTGGAGGCGGTGAAAGTGTTACGCGAACAGGTGATGTCTAAGTTTGCGCAGCGTGTCGATGTGGCCGTTGATGCGCTGTCCTCGAACTCTCCAAAGGATGTGGATGAGAACGATTTTATCGATGCGTCACGACTGGTATACGATGGTGTGCGTGAAATTCGTCGTGCCGTGCTGATGAACAGG AGTTCCGATGAGTTGGACACCGATACGGAATTCGAACCAGTCGAAGATATGACCATCGAAACGCGCAGTAGAT CGAGCGCACATACCGGAGATCAAACTATTGATGAGTATCCAGAAATTAGTGGCATTACAACTGCTAGA GAGGCAATGCGTAAGATGAACGAAGAGGATAAGCAGAAGATTATGCAGCAGGTCGAACTGTTCCGCCGTGAAAAGTTGACATTCGATTCGGAGGTAGCCAAGTGGGACGACACTGGCAACGATATCATCTACCTTGCCAAGCACATGTGCATGATCATGATGGAAATGACGGACTTTACGCG CGGACGTGGCCCATTGAAAACGACGATGGATGTTATTAATGCGGCGAAGAAAATTTCGGAAGCGGGCACCAAGCTGGACAAGCTGACGCGCGAAATTGCCGACCAGTGCCCGGAAAGCTCGACCAAGAAGGATTTGCTCGCCTACCTGCAGCGTATTGCCCTGTACTGTCACCAGATTCAGATCACCTCCAAAGTGAAAGCTGATGTGCAGAACATTAGCGGTGAACTGATCGTGTCAGGG TTGGACAGTGCGACCTCGCTGATTCAGGCAGCGAAGAACCTGATGAATGCCGTCGTGTACACGGTCAAGTACTCGTACGTTGCTTCCACGAAGTACACACGACAGGGAACTGTTTCG AATTAC TCTCCTATTGTTGTGTGGAAGATGAAGGCGCCGGAAAAGAAGCCCCTTGTGCGTCCGGAAAAACCTGAGGAAGTGCGTGCCAAGGTGCGACGTGCATCGCAGAAGAAAACTCAAAACCCCGTACATGCACTGTCGGAATTCCAGAGTCCGACGGATGCCGTCTAA
- the LOC121591130 gene encoding catenin alpha isoform X4 produces the protein METLSNFGQVALKWDPKNLEIRTMSVEKTLEPLVLQVTTLVSTKGPSKKKKGKSKRASALVAAVEKATDIFIERGEQIAYENPDITQEMLSAVEEVRKTGSAMSIAAREFSEDPCSSLKRGNMVRAARNLLSAVTRLLILADMVDVHLLLKSLHVVEDDLDKLRNASSQDELMNNMRQFGRNANELIKQAAKRQQELKDPQLRDDLAAARAVLKKHSTMLLTASKVYVRHPELDLAKVNRDHILKQVCEAVNTISDVAQGKSSQPQDVYVGAGELAAALDDFDEGIIMDPRAYNEVRSRPSLEERLESIISAAALMADADCTRDERRERIVGECNAVRQALQDLLSEYMSNMGTKDRTPELERAIGHMYRKTKDLRRQLRKAVVDHVSDSFLETNMPLLDLIDAARGGNEKLVRERADIFTKHAEKLVEVANLVCSMSNNEDGVKMVRYAADQIETLCPQVINAALILAARPNSKVAQENMEAYRQAWENQVRILTEAVDDITTIDDFLAVSENHILEDVNKCVLALQEGDAQDLRNTAGAIQGRSARVCNVVEAEMDNYEPCIYTKRVLEAVKVLREQVMSKFAQRVDVAVDALSSNSPKDVDENDFIDASRLVYDGVREIRRAVLMNRSSDELDTDTEFEPVEDMTIETRSRSSAHTGDQTIDEYPEISGITTAREAMRKMNEEDKQKIMQQVELFRREKLTFDSEVAKWDDTGNDIIYLAKHMCMIMMEMTDFTRGRGPLKTTMDVINAAKKISEAGTKLDKLTREIADQCPESSTKKDLLAYLQRIALYCHQIQITSKVKADVQNISGELIVSGVMLDSATSLIQAAKNLMNAVVYTVKYSYVASTKYTRQGTVSSPIVVWKMKAPEKKPLVRPEKPEEVRAKVRRASQKKTQNPVHALSEFQSPTDAV, from the exons ATGGAAACGCTATCAAATTTCGGCCAAGTGGCCCTGAAATGGGACCCAAAGAACTTGGAAATTCGCACAATGTCGGTAGAAAAAACACTCGAACCGCTGGTACTGCAGGTGACCACCCTCGTCAGCACAAAGGGTCCgagtaagaagaaaaaag GCAAATCGAAACGCGCAAGTGCGTTGGTTGCTGCCGTCGAGAAGGCTACCGACATTTTCATCGAGCGGGGCGAACAGATTGCCTATGAAAACCCGGACATTACGCAGGAGATGCTGTCGGCGGTGGAGGAGGTCCGCAAAACGGGTTCCGCGATGAGCATTGCCGCTCGCGAGTTTTCCGAGGATCCGTGCAGCTCGCTCAAGCGGGGCAACATGGTGCGTGCGGCCCGAAATCTACTGTCCGCGGTGACGCGCCTCCTCATCCTGGCCGACATGGTGGACGTCCATTTGCTGCTAAAGTCACTGCACGTTGTCGAGGACGATCTGGACAAGCTGCGAAACGCTTCGTCGCAGGATGAGCTGATGAACAATATGCGTCAGTTTGGCCGTAATGCGAACGAGCTGATTAAGCAGGCGGCCAAACGGCAGCAGGAGCTGAAGGACCCGCAGCTGCGGGACGATCTGGCGGCTGCCCGGGCCGTGCTGAAGAAGCACTCCACCATGCTGCTGACTGCGTCGAAAGTGTACGTGCGCCATCCGGAGCTGGATCTGGCAAAGGTGAACCGTGACCACATTCTGAAGCAGGTGTGCGAGGCGGTCAACACGATAAGCGATGTGGCGCAGGGCAAGTCGTCGCAGCCGCAGGATGTGTATGTTGGCGCTGGCGAGTTGGCAGCCGCGTTGGATGACTTTGACGAGGGCATTATAATGGACCCGCGGGCATACAACGAGGTGCGCTCTAGGCCGTCGCTTGAGGAGCGGCTGGAGAGCATCATCAGTGCGGCCGCACTGATGGCAGACGCGGACTGTACGCGCGACGAACGGCGCGAGCGCATTGTGGGAGAGTGTAATGCCGTACGGCAAGCACTGCAGGATCTGCTTTCGGAGTACATGTCGAAT ATGGGTACGAAGGATCGCACGCCGGAACTGGAGCGAGCAATCGGTCATATGTACCGGAAAACGAAGGATTTACGCCGTCAGCTGCGCAAAGCGGTCGTCGATCACGTGTCGGATTCGTTCCTGGAAACGAACATGCCCCTGCTGGACCTGATCGACGCAGCGCGCGGCGGCAACGAGAAGCTCGTCCGTGAGCGGGCCGATATTTTCACCAAGCACGCGGAAAAGCTGGTCGAGGTGGCAAATCTCGTGTGCAGCATGTCGAACAATGAGGACGGCGTGAAGATGGTTCGATATGCAGCGGACCAGATCGAAACGCTCTGCCCGCAGGTGATCAATGCAGCGCTCATACTGGCCGCCCGACCCAACTCGAAGGTTGCGCAAGAGAATATGGAAGCCTACCGGCAGGCGTGGGAGAACCAGGTGCGCATTCTGACCGAAGCCGTCGACGATATTACCACGATCGATGATTTCCTGGCCGTGTCGGAAAATCATATCCTGGAAGATGTGAACAAGTGTGTGCTGGCGCTGCAGGAGGGCGATGCGCAGGATCTGCGCAACACGGCCGGCGCAATTCAGGGACGTTCGGCGCGTGTTTGCAACGTGGTAGAGGCGGAGATGGACAACTACGAACCTTGCATCTACACCAAGCGCGTCCTGGAGGCGGTGAAAGTGTTACGCGAACAGGTGATGTCTAAGTTTGCGCAGCGTGTCGATGTGGCCGTTGATGCGCTGTCCTCGAACTCTCCAAAGGATGTGGATGAGAACGATTTTATCGATGCGTCACGACTGGTATACGATGGTGTGCGTGAAATTCGTCGTGCCGTGCTGATGAACAGG AGTTCCGATGAGTTGGACACCGATACGGAATTCGAACCAGTCGAAGATATGACCATCGAAACGCGCAGTAGAT CGAGCGCACATACCGGAGATCAAACTATTGATGAGTATCCAGAAATTAGTGGCATTACAACTGCTAGA GAGGCAATGCGTAAGATGAACGAAGAGGATAAGCAGAAGATTATGCAGCAGGTCGAACTGTTCCGCCGTGAAAAGTTGACATTCGATTCGGAGGTAGCCAAGTGGGACGACACTGGCAACGATATCATCTACCTTGCCAAGCACATGTGCATGATCATGATGGAAATGACGGACTTTACGCG CGGACGTGGCCCATTGAAAACGACGATGGATGTTATTAATGCGGCGAAGAAAATTTCGGAAGCGGGCACCAAGCTGGACAAGCTGACGCGCGAAATTGCCGACCAGTGCCCGGAAAGCTCGACCAAGAAGGATTTGCTCGCCTACCTGCAGCGTATTGCCCTGTACTGTCACCAGATTCAGATCACCTCCAAAGTGAAAGCTGATGTGCAGAACATTAGCGGTGAACTGATCGTGTCAGGGGTAATG TTGGACAGTGCGACCTCGCTGATTCAGGCAGCGAAGAACCTGATGAATGCCGTCGTGTACACGGTCAAGTACTCGTACGTTGCTTCCACGAAGTACACACGACAGGGAACTGTTTCG TCTCCTATTGTTGTGTGGAAGATGAAGGCGCCGGAAAAGAAGCCCCTTGTGCGTCCGGAAAAACCTGAGGAAGTGCGTGCCAAGGTGCGACGTGCATCGCAGAAGAAAACTCAAAACCCCGTACATGCACTGTCGGAATTCCAGAGTCCGACGGATGCCGTCTAA
- the LOC121591130 gene encoding catenin alpha isoform X3 encodes METLSNFGQVALKWDPKNLEIRTMSVEKTLEPLVLQVTTLVSTKGPSKKKKGKSKRASALVAAVEKATDIFIERGEQIAYENPDITQEMLSAVEEVRKTGSAMSIAAREFSEDPCSSLKRGNMVRAARNLLSAVTRLLILADMVDVHLLLKSLHVVEDDLDKLRNASSQDELMNNMRQFGRNANELIKQAAKRQQELKDPQLRDDLAAARAVLKKHSTMLLTASKVYVRHPELDLAKVNRDHILKQVCEAVNTISDVAQGKSSQPQDVYVGAGELAAALDDFDEGIIMDPRAYNEVRSRPSLEERLESIISAAALMADADCTRDERRERIVGECNAVRQALQDLLSEYMSNMGTKDRTPELERAIGHMYRKTKDLRRQLRKAVVDHVSDSFLETNMPLLDLIDAARGGNEKLVRERADIFTKHAEKLVEVANLVCSMSNNEDGVKMVRYAADQIETLCPQVINAALILAARPNSKVAQENMEAYRQAWENQVRILTEAVDDITTIDDFLAVSENHILEDVNKCVLALQEGDAQDLRNTAGAIQGRSARVCNVVEAEMDNYEPCIYTKRVLEAVKVLREQVMSKFAQRVDVAVDALSSNSPKDVDENDFIDASRLVYDGVREIRRAVLMNRDEEDLDPEDIEDEQYTLETRSKSSAHTGDQTIDEYPEISGITTAREAMRKMNEEDKQKIMQQVELFRREKLTFDSEVAKWDDTGNDIIYLAKHMCMIMMEMTDFTRGRGPLKTTMDVINAAKKISEAGTKLDKLTREIADQCPESSTKKDLLAYLQRIALYCHQIQITSKVKADVQNISGELIVSGVMLDSATSLIQAAKNLMNAVVYTVKYSYVASTKYTRQGTVSNYSPIVVWKMKAPEKKPLVRPEKPEEVRAKVRRASQKKTQNPVHALSEFQSPTDAV; translated from the exons ATGGAAACGCTATCAAATTTCGGCCAAGTGGCCCTGAAATGGGACCCAAAGAACTTGGAAATTCGCACAATGTCGGTAGAAAAAACACTCGAACCGCTGGTACTGCAGGTGACCACCCTCGTCAGCACAAAGGGTCCgagtaagaagaaaaaag GCAAATCGAAACGCGCAAGTGCGTTGGTTGCTGCCGTCGAGAAGGCTACCGACATTTTCATCGAGCGGGGCGAACAGATTGCCTATGAAAACCCGGACATTACGCAGGAGATGCTGTCGGCGGTGGAGGAGGTCCGCAAAACGGGTTCCGCGATGAGCATTGCCGCTCGCGAGTTTTCCGAGGATCCGTGCAGCTCGCTCAAGCGGGGCAACATGGTGCGTGCGGCCCGAAATCTACTGTCCGCGGTGACGCGCCTCCTCATCCTGGCCGACATGGTGGACGTCCATTTGCTGCTAAAGTCACTGCACGTTGTCGAGGACGATCTGGACAAGCTGCGAAACGCTTCGTCGCAGGATGAGCTGATGAACAATATGCGTCAGTTTGGCCGTAATGCGAACGAGCTGATTAAGCAGGCGGCCAAACGGCAGCAGGAGCTGAAGGACCCGCAGCTGCGGGACGATCTGGCGGCTGCCCGGGCCGTGCTGAAGAAGCACTCCACCATGCTGCTGACTGCGTCGAAAGTGTACGTGCGCCATCCGGAGCTGGATCTGGCAAAGGTGAACCGTGACCACATTCTGAAGCAGGTGTGCGAGGCGGTCAACACGATAAGCGATGTGGCGCAGGGCAAGTCGTCGCAGCCGCAGGATGTGTATGTTGGCGCTGGCGAGTTGGCAGCCGCGTTGGATGACTTTGACGAGGGCATTATAATGGACCCGCGGGCATACAACGAGGTGCGCTCTAGGCCGTCGCTTGAGGAGCGGCTGGAGAGCATCATCAGTGCGGCCGCACTGATGGCAGACGCGGACTGTACGCGCGACGAACGGCGCGAGCGCATTGTGGGAGAGTGTAATGCCGTACGGCAAGCACTGCAGGATCTGCTTTCGGAGTACATGTCGAAT ATGGGTACGAAGGATCGCACGCCGGAACTGGAGCGAGCAATCGGTCATATGTACCGGAAAACGAAGGATTTACGCCGTCAGCTGCGCAAAGCGGTCGTCGATCACGTGTCGGATTCGTTCCTGGAAACGAACATGCCCCTGCTGGACCTGATCGACGCAGCGCGCGGCGGCAACGAGAAGCTCGTCCGTGAGCGGGCCGATATTTTCACCAAGCACGCGGAAAAGCTGGTCGAGGTGGCAAATCTCGTGTGCAGCATGTCGAACAATGAGGACGGCGTGAAGATGGTTCGATATGCAGCGGACCAGATCGAAACGCTCTGCCCGCAGGTGATCAATGCAGCGCTCATACTGGCCGCCCGACCCAACTCGAAGGTTGCGCAAGAGAATATGGAAGCCTACCGGCAGGCGTGGGAGAACCAGGTGCGCATTCTGACCGAAGCCGTCGACGATATTACCACGATCGATGATTTCCTGGCCGTGTCGGAAAATCATATCCTGGAAGATGTGAACAAGTGTGTGCTGGCGCTGCAGGAGGGCGATGCGCAGGATCTGCGCAACACGGCCGGCGCAATTCAGGGACGTTCGGCGCGTGTTTGCAACGTGGTAGAGGCGGAGATGGACAACTACGAACCTTGCATCTACACCAAGCGCGTCCTGGAGGCGGTGAAAGTGTTACGCGAACAGGTGATGTCTAAGTTTGCGCAGCGTGTCGATGTGGCCGTTGATGCGCTGTCCTCGAACTCTCCAAAGGATGTGGATGAGAACGATTTTATCGATGCGTCACGACTGGTATACGATGGTGTGCGTGAAATTCGTCGTGCCGTGCTGATGAACAGG GACGAGGAAGATTTGGATCCTGAAGATATTGAAGACGAACAGTACACACTTGAAACTAGAAGCAAAT CGAGCGCACATACCGGAGATCAAACTATTGATGAGTATCCAGAAATTAGTGGCATTACAACTGCTAGA GAGGCAATGCGTAAGATGAACGAAGAGGATAAGCAGAAGATTATGCAGCAGGTCGAACTGTTCCGCCGTGAAAAGTTGACATTCGATTCGGAGGTAGCCAAGTGGGACGACACTGGCAACGATATCATCTACCTTGCCAAGCACATGTGCATGATCATGATGGAAATGACGGACTTTACGCG CGGACGTGGCCCATTGAAAACGACGATGGATGTTATTAATGCGGCGAAGAAAATTTCGGAAGCGGGCACCAAGCTGGACAAGCTGACGCGCGAAATTGCCGACCAGTGCCCGGAAAGCTCGACCAAGAAGGATTTGCTCGCCTACCTGCAGCGTATTGCCCTGTACTGTCACCAGATTCAGATCACCTCCAAAGTGAAAGCTGATGTGCAGAACATTAGCGGTGAACTGATCGTGTCAGGGGTAATG TTGGACAGTGCGACCTCGCTGATTCAGGCAGCGAAGAACCTGATGAATGCCGTCGTGTACACGGTCAAGTACTCGTACGTTGCTTCCACGAAGTACACACGACAGGGAACTGTTTCG AATTAC TCTCCTATTGTTGTGTGGAAGATGAAGGCGCCGGAAAAGAAGCCCCTTGTGCGTCCGGAAAAACCTGAGGAAGTGCGTGCCAAGGTGCGACGTGCATCGCAGAAGAAAACTCAAAACCCCGTACATGCACTGTCGGAATTCCAGAGTCCGACGGATGCCGTCTAA